The segment GCATCACACACTATGAAGCCTATGTAAGCGATGGACAAATTCACTATCATGGAGCAAATGATTACACAGCAAAAGTACCTGCAAAATATGAGTCACTAGTAATAGCGGACAGTTCAAAAATGGAAGAATTTAAAGTCGAGTTAATTGCTCATCAACAAGGCAAAACAGACTTCCTTACTTTCATTAAGATGTGTGCGAAATTTGGTATTGAGAAATGGACAATATGTATGAATGATATGACTTGTACCTATTTCGACAAAAGAGGTAACAAGGTATTGATTGAAGAAATACCCGTTGTATGAACTGCTATCTTTTCCTTTAAAATTGGCGTCTTCAGCAGTGTATCACACTCGATTGGTCTGGCAAAACTGTAGACCTACTACATTTGAAGAGACAGTCTTTACGCTCATGTAAAAACAAAGAACGTAGTGACGCATGTTTCTACATATTCGCAATCACGCCAACCATTTGGAAAAACATATGAATATTCGGATTTCAGAGGAATACATT is part of the Reichenbachiella agarivorans genome and harbors:
- a CDS encoding DUF1398 domain-containing protein; this encodes MFTIEQIKEAHSKVKSGADFPSYIAEIKALGITHYEAYVSDGQIHYHGANDYTAKVPAKYESLVIADSSKMEEFKVELIAHQQGKTDFLTFIKMCAKFGIEKWTICMNDMTCTYFDKRGNKVLIEEIPVV